In Brassica rapa cultivar Chiifu-401-42 chromosome A06, CAAS_Brap_v3.01, whole genome shotgun sequence, a single window of DNA contains:
- the LOC103873024 gene encoding TLC domain-containing protein 2, giving the protein MARTGTAKNGAGQFFLATLLLWLVSVVFEIAFNLRTELLWVIGGGCFFQLVNCFVRSYLSRDPLFVNTSVSLLHSIITSASVVFILVNQCLAKGVDEMFDHSELVGGSWRWAYQALCFSCGYFAYDQWDMLQYRLYSGLIPSILVHHLVLLVCFTLALYRNVTINYLILTLICEMHSIFLHVRKLRRMAGIRDSNTALVKLEWVLNWTAFLFARCVPHILITVKLIKDAHKFGRGLEWPLALFGMAGMNILNVGLGMDLFHAFRRERSNRRNQEKSNHLE; this is encoded by the exons atGGCGAGGACGGGCACCGCGAAGAACGGGGCGGGGCAATTCTTCCTAGCGACGCTGCTTCTATGGCTAGTCTCCGTCGTCTTTGAGATTGCATTCAACCTAAGAACAGAGCTTCTCTGGGTGATTGGCGGCGGCTGCTTCTTTCAATTGGTGAATTGTTTCGTTCGCTCTTACCTCTCTCGTGACCCTCTCTTCGTTAACACCTCCGTCTCCCTTCTACACTCAATCATCACCTCCGCCTCAG TGGTTTTCATTCTGGTGAACCAATGCTTAGCCAAAGGTGTAGACGAGATGTTCGATCATTCGGAGCTCGTTGGTGGGAGTTGGAGATGGGCGTACCAAGCTTTGTGTTTCTCTTGCGGCTACTTTGCTTATGACCAATGGGATATGCTTCAGTACCGCTTATACAGCGGCTTGATCCCTTCCATTCTCGTTCACCATCTCGTCCTCCTCGTTTGCTTCACTTTGGCTCTTTACCGTAACGTTACCATCAACTACCTCATCCTCACTCTCATTTGCGAGATGCATTCCATCTTTCTGCACGTGAGGAAGCTGAGGAGGATGGCGGGAATCCGAGACAGCAACACGGCGTTGGTGAAACTCGAGTGGGTATTAAACTGGACGGCCTTTTTGTTTGCCAGATGCGTTCCTCACATTCTCATCACTGTCAAGCTGATCAAAGACGCCCACAAGTTTGGGAGAGGCCTGGAGTGGCCGCTCGCTCTGTTTGGTATGGCTGGAATGAATATACTCAATGTGGGTCTTGGGATGGATCTCTTCCATGCTTTTAGAAGAGAGAGAAGCAACCGAAGAAATCAAGAGAAGAGCAACCATTTAGAATGA
- the LOC103873021 gene encoding acetyltransferase At1g77540, with product MATENKPKIEWNEGRHRFETEDHEAFIEYKMMNNGTVMDLVRTYVPSSKGGLGLASHLCVAAFEHASSRSFSIVPTCSYVSETFLPRNPSWKHLVYTEESKLLKSSI from the exons ATGGCGACGGAGAATAAACCGAAGATTGAGTGGAACGAAGGGAGGCATAGATTCGAGACGGAGGACCACGAAGCTTTCATTGAATACAAGATGATGAACAACGGGACTGTCATGGACTTGGTTCGAACTTACGTGCCGTCGTCTAAAGGAGGATTGGGTTTAGCTTCGCATCTCTGCGTCGCTGCCTTCGAACACGCCTCCTCACGCTCTTTCTCCATCGTGCCCACTTGCTCCTACGTTTCC GAAACGTTTCTTCCTCGAAACCCGTCTTGGAAGCATCTGGTTTACACAGAGGAGTCCAAGCTCCTCAAATCTAGCATCTGA
- the LOC103873023 gene encoding BTB/POZ domain-containing protein At1g21780, which yields MGDTKVETISRLAQWRIENFGPCSFKKSDPFKVGIWNWHLSIERNRYLSVRLFPELSRVSKEQPPIAKFVLRVSNVGPNRRLYISPVYEKLLRTTDDCVWHVDSSFHGRFTIDVEFLDLKTCPLNGGEASPVWPTDTTMQSISTQTTLKCLSRMLEENILSDVTIHTSGGTLSAHKAILSSSSNVFKSMFHHDLKEKESSTIHIDDMSRESCMALLSYLYGNITQEDFWKHRLALLGAANKYDITDLKAACEESLMEDINSGNVLERLQEAWLYQLEKLKKGCLMYLFDFGKIYDVREEISGFFRQADRELMLEMFQEVLSVWKPV from the exons ATGGGGGACACGAAGGTGGAGACAATCTCGAGATTAGCTCAATGGCGGATTGAAAACTTTGGACCTTGCTCTTTCAAAAAGTCTGATCCTTTCAAAGTTGGAATCTGGAATTG GCATCTGTCTATAGAGAGGAATCGTTACCTATCTGTTAGGCTCTTCCCAGAACTCTCTCGTGTATCCAAGGAACAACCTCCTATTGCTAAATTTGTTCTTCGTGTCTCCAACGTTGGCCCTAACCGTAGGCTATACATCTCTCCTG TGTATGAGAAGCTGTTGCGTACAACTGATGATTGTGTGTGGCATGTGGATTCAAGCTTCCACGGTCGGTTCACCATTGATGTCGAGTTCCTTGATCTCAAAACCTGCCCTTTGAAT GGTGGTGAAGCTTCACCTGTTTGGCCAACGGATACAACAATGCAATCAATCTCAACTCAAACCACTCTCAAATGCCTATCCCGTATGCTAGAAGAAAACATCCTCTCCGACGTAACCATCCACACATCCGGCGGCACGCTCTCCGCTCACAAAGCCATCCTCTCGTCCAGCTCCAACGTCTTCAAAAGCATGTTCCATCACGACCTCAAGGAAAAAGAGTCCTCCACCATCCACATCGACGACATGTCTAGAGAGTCTTGCATGGCGCTCCTGAGCTACCTCTACGGTAACATAACGCAAGAAGACTTCTGGAAACACAGGCTCGCGCTTCTCGGTGCTGCCAACAAGTACGATATCACGGATCTGAAAGCGGCCTGTGAGGAGAGCCTGATGGAAGATATTAACTCCGGGAACGTGCTTGAGAGGCTGCAAGAGGCGTGGCTTTATCAGCTGGAGAAACTGAAGAAAGGGTGTTTGATGTATTTGTTTGATTTCGGCAAGATTTATGATGTCAGAGAGGAGATCAGCGGTTTCTTCAGGCAGGCTGATCGTGAGCTGATGCTGGAGATGTTTCAGGAGGTGTTGTCGGTTTGGAAACCGGTttga